Proteins encoded by one window of Catharus ustulatus isolate bCatUst1 chromosome Z, bCatUst1.pri.v2, whole genome shotgun sequence:
- the F2RL2 gene encoding proteinase-activated receptor 3 isoform X1 has protein sequence MKILFFSGLLSLTSSLCTTASEFSQNGSAIKTVSLIKTFRGISARDYDYIPPYAIEGETTTIHIRENKCTSKKSNDTTLTEVSNTTLEYLTSSLSTKLIPAVYLGAVLLGVPSNAIILWMLLFRIRSVCTAVLYTNLAVSDLLFCIVLPFKIAYHINGNNWVFGETMCRAATAVFYGNMYCSILLLTCISVSRYVAIVHPFTYKSLPKRAYALAACAAIWAVVFLYMLPLTIMQQSYYVKQLDIYTCHDVHSACETVSSFQFYYYVSLAVFGFLIPLVTIVFCYVSIIRTLKTQEWFWYVKVCLLILTIFAICFVPSNIILIIHHINSYYYNTDGLYSFYLIALCLSSLNSCLDPFLYFLMSKIRSQSNIYLTMVKISREK, from the coding sequence cATCAGAATTTTCACAGAATGGCTCTGCAATTAAAACAGTGTCTCTTATCAAAACGTTTCGTGGAATTTCAGCAAGAGACTATGATTACATCCCCCCTTATGCCATAGAAGGGGAAACAACAACCATCCatatcagagaaaataaatgcacttcAAAAAAGTCAAATGACACCACATTAACAGAAGTGAGCAACACCACGCTAGAGTACCTGACCAGCTCTCTGAGCACCAAGCTAATTCCTGCTGTCTACCTCGGTGCTGTTTTATTGGGTGTACCATCTAATGCCATCATTCTGTGGATGCTACTCTTCAGGATCCGCTCCGTGTGCACTGCTGTCCTCTACACAAACCTGGCTGTTTCTGACCTGCTCTTCTGCATCGTGTTGCCCTTCAAAATAGCCTACCACATCAACGGGAACAACTGGGTATTTGGGGAGACCATGTGTCGAGCGGCCACGGCGGTGTTCTATGGCAACATGTACTGTTCCATTCTGCTGCTGACGTGCATCAGCGTCAGCCGCTACGTGGCCATCGTGCACCCCTTCACCTACAAGAGCCTGCCCAAGCGCGCCTACGCCCTGGCAGCCTGCGCTGCCATCTGGGCCGTCGTCTTCCTCTACATGCTCCCACTCACCATTATGCAACAAAGTTACTATGTGAAGCAGTTGGACATTTACACCTGCCACGACGTGCACAGCGCCTGTGAAACCGTGTCTTCCTTCCAGTTCTACTACTACGTGTCCTTAGCTGTGTTCGGGTTTTTGATACCACTTGTGACTATCGTGTTCTGCTATGTCTCAATTATACGCACACTCAAGACTCAAGAATGGTTCTGGTATGTTAAAGTCTGTCTTTTGATTCTTACCATCTTTGCTATTTGCTTCGTACCAAGCAATATTATCCTTATCATCCATCACATCAACTCTTACTATTACAACACAGATGGGCTGTATTCTTTTTATCTGATTGCTTTATGTCTTAGCAGCCTAAACAGTTGTCTTGatcctttcctttattttctaatgTCAAAAATTAGAAGTCAATCCAATATTTACCTAACAATGGTAAAAATATCCagggaaaaatga
- the F2RL2 gene encoding proteinase-activated receptor 3 isoform X2 yields MKILFFSGLLSLTSSLCTTASEFSQNGSAIKTVSLIKTFRGISARDYDYIPPYAIEGETTTIHIRENKCTSKKSNDTTLTEVSNTTLEYLTSSLSTKLIPAVYLGAVLLGVPSNAIILWMLLFRIRSVCTAVLYTNLAVSDLLFCIVLPFKIAYHINGNNWVFGETMCRAATAVFYGNMYCSILLLTCISVSRYVAIVHPFTYKSLPKRAYALAACAAIWAVVFLYMLPLTIMQQSYYVKQLDIYTCHDVHSACETVSSFQFYYYVSLAVFGFLIPLVTIVFCYVSIIRTLKTQEWF; encoded by the coding sequence cATCAGAATTTTCACAGAATGGCTCTGCAATTAAAACAGTGTCTCTTATCAAAACGTTTCGTGGAATTTCAGCAAGAGACTATGATTACATCCCCCCTTATGCCATAGAAGGGGAAACAACAACCATCCatatcagagaaaataaatgcacttcAAAAAAGTCAAATGACACCACATTAACAGAAGTGAGCAACACCACGCTAGAGTACCTGACCAGCTCTCTGAGCACCAAGCTAATTCCTGCTGTCTACCTCGGTGCTGTTTTATTGGGTGTACCATCTAATGCCATCATTCTGTGGATGCTACTCTTCAGGATCCGCTCCGTGTGCACTGCTGTCCTCTACACAAACCTGGCTGTTTCTGACCTGCTCTTCTGCATCGTGTTGCCCTTCAAAATAGCCTACCACATCAACGGGAACAACTGGGTATTTGGGGAGACCATGTGTCGAGCGGCCACGGCGGTGTTCTATGGCAACATGTACTGTTCCATTCTGCTGCTGACGTGCATCAGCGTCAGCCGCTACGTGGCCATCGTGCACCCCTTCACCTACAAGAGCCTGCCCAAGCGCGCCTACGCCCTGGCAGCCTGCGCTGCCATCTGGGCCGTCGTCTTCCTCTACATGCTCCCACTCACCATTATGCAACAAAGTTACTATGTGAAGCAGTTGGACATTTACACCTGCCACGACGTGCACAGCGCCTGTGAAACCGTGTCTTCCTTCCAGTTCTACTACTACGTGTCCTTAGCTGTGTTCGGGTTTTTGATACCACTTGTGACTATCGTGTTCTGCTATGTCTCAATTATACGCACACTCAAGACTCAAGAATGGTTCTG